One genomic segment of Flagellimonas marinaquae includes these proteins:
- a CDS encoding AtpZ/AtpI family protein, translating to MSQQKPPKKKYNKAINTAARLSGSAIQMGIVIYLGVWGGKWLDAHYGTEKIFLPICTLLAVAISIYLVIQQLKKIND from the coding sequence ATGAGCCAGCAAAAGCCTCCTAAGAAAAAGTATAACAAAGCAATTAATACAGCTGCCCGTTTGTCTGGTTCTGCCATTCAAATGGGCATTGTTATTTATTTGGGCGTATGGGGAGGCAAGTGGCTGGACGCCCATTACGGTACCGAAAAAATATTCCTTCCCATTTGTACCCTGCTAGCGGTTGCCATTTCCATATATTTGGTGATTCAACAACTAAAAAAAATCAACGATTGA
- the atpE gene encoding ATP synthase F0 subunit C produces the protein MTIPNIVGAGLIVIGAGLGIGRIGGQAMEAIARQPEASGKIQTAMLIAAALIEGIGFAALFAA, from the coding sequence ATGACAATTCCAAACATCGTAGGTGCTGGTTTGATCGTAATCGGAGCAGGATTGGGTATCGGTAGAATCGGTGGACAAGCAATGGAAGCCATTGCACGTCAACCTGAAGCTTCTGGTAAGATCCAAACAGCAATGTTGATTGCAGCAGCCCTTATTGAAGGTATCGGTTTCGCCGCTCTTTTTGCTGCTTAA
- the atpB gene encoding F0F1 ATP synthase subunit A gives MRNSFFSKKIVAVIFLIAGFVSAQNHEGEEVETGGHDLKTEIKEYIDHHLLDSHDFNLYSYTTDTGEHKYVGFPLPVILWDNGLKVFSSSKLKHGEGVAEVDGNYYKLYHNKIYKTDAEGTINYGGHHGEETHTEDAFGENLVVDDSHPTNEKPLDFSITKNVVFIIAVALLMFLVFRSMAKRYQKSTMPKGLGRFLEPLVLFVRDEIAIPNIGEHKYKRYMSYLLTVFFFVWIINLLGLTPLGVNVTNNIAVTFALAIITYFITTFTGNKNYWKHIFWMPGVPVPMKIILAPIELLGTFIKPFSLMIRLYANITAGHVVLMSIIGLMFIFKNWIGSPLSFLLAFALSLLELLVAALQAYIFTMLSALYFGMAVEEDHH, from the coding sequence ATGCGAAATTCTTTTTTCAGTAAAAAAATAGTTGCCGTAATCTTTTTGATTGCGGGATTTGTGTCGGCCCAAAACCATGAGGGAGAAGAAGTTGAAACCGGCGGCCATGATTTAAAAACAGAGATTAAGGAATACATCGACCATCACCTTTTGGATTCGCATGATTTCAACCTTTATTCCTACACTACGGATACAGGGGAACATAAATACGTTGGCTTTCCGCTTCCTGTAATTCTTTGGGACAACGGTCTTAAGGTTTTTTCCTCATCTAAATTAAAGCACGGAGAAGGCGTGGCTGAGGTTGATGGGAACTACTACAAGCTTTACCATAATAAAATTTATAAGACCGACGCCGAGGGTACCATTAATTACGGAGGGCACCATGGTGAGGAAACACATACCGAGGATGCTTTTGGTGAGAACTTGGTGGTGGACGATTCCCATCCTACCAACGAAAAGCCTTTGGATTTTTCCATAACAAAGAATGTTGTGTTCATAATTGCAGTGGCGCTTCTTATGTTTTTGGTGTTCCGCTCCATGGCCAAAAGATATCAGAAGAGTACAATGCCAAAAGGATTGGGAAGATTCTTGGAGCCCCTTGTTCTTTTTGTTCGCGATGAAATAGCTATCCCTAATATTGGTGAGCACAAGTATAAGAGGTACATGAGCTATTTGTTAACGGTATTCTTCTTTGTGTGGATTATCAACCTTTTAGGATTGACACCACTTGGGGTTAACGTAACCAACAATATTGCCGTTACTTTCGCATTGGCGATCATTACCTACTTTATTACAACATTTACGGGGAACAAAAACTACTGGAAACACATTTTTTGGATGCCGGGAGTACCTGTTCCAATGAAAATTATATTGGCGCCCATCGAATTGTTGGGAACCTTCATCAAGCCATTTTCGTTGATGATTCGTTTATACGCCAACATTACCGCAGGTCACGTGGTATTGATGAGTATTATCGGGCTTATGTTCATATTCAAGAACTGGATAGGTAGCCCATTGTCTTTCTTGTTGGCATTCGCACTTTCCTTATTGGAATTGTTGGTGGCGGCATTACAGGCGTATATTTTCACCATGTTGTCCGCTCTATACTTTGGTATGGCGGTAGAAGAAGATCATCATTAA
- a CDS encoding F0F1 ATP synthase subunit B codes for MEKLIEQFSFGLFFWQMLLFIALLLLLRKYAWKPILGAVEKREEGIKDALEAAEAAKKEMQNVTADSEKLLREAKVERDALLKEAREIKESIIAEAKEQAQVEGDKVIKQAQATIEAEKKAAVADIKAQVANLSVEIAEKVIKEELSDKTKQQKLVEDMLGDIKLN; via the coding sequence ATGGAAAAGTTAATCGAGCAGTTTTCCTTCGGGTTGTTTTTTTGGCAGATGTTGCTTTTTATCGCTCTTTTATTATTGCTTAGAAAGTATGCATGGAAACCTATCCTTGGTGCGGTTGAAAAACGTGAAGAGGGTATAAAAGATGCACTTGAGGCAGCTGAGGCGGCAAAAAAGGAAATGCAGAACGTTACTGCCGACAGCGAAAAGCTTTTGAGGGAGGCCAAAGTTGAAAGGGACGCGTTGTTGAAAGAGGCCAGGGAAATCAAAGAAAGCATTATTGCTGAAGCCAAGGAACAAGCCCAAGTTGAAGGCGATAAGGTGATCAAGCAAGCTCAAGCTACTATTGAAGCTGAGAAGAAAGCTGCGGTTGCCGACATCAAAGCGCAAGTGGCCAACCTATCCGTTGAGATTGCGGAAAAAGTAATCAAAGAAGAATTGTCCGATAAAACCAAACAACAAAAGTTGGTAGAGGACATGTTGGGCGATATTAAACTGAACTAA
- the atpH gene encoding ATP synthase F1 subunit delta produces MNQNRAAIRYAKATLDFAVEKKAADAVEKDMREIAATISENVELQNVLESPIIKSEVKKNSLLEIFKGANEITKGLLQTLISNKRIDMLQEVAYKYIILHEKLKGEEVAYVTTAVPLTSELEKKILDKVTKATGNKVTLENKIDESIIGGFVLRVGDTQYDASIANKLNGLKREFTNSL; encoded by the coding sequence ATGAACCAAAACAGGGCAGCCATACGCTACGCAAAAGCAACCTTGGATTTCGCAGTCGAAAAGAAAGCGGCCGATGCCGTTGAAAAAGACATGCGGGAGATAGCTGCGACCATTTCTGAAAACGTGGAACTTCAAAATGTATTGGAGAGCCCTATCATAAAATCAGAAGTAAAGAAGAACAGTTTGCTCGAAATCTTCAAAGGTGCCAACGAAATCACCAAAGGTCTTCTTCAAACGTTGATCAGCAACAAGCGAATAGATATGTTACAGGAAGTGGCCTACAAGTACATCATCCTTCACGAAAAATTGAAGGGAGAAGAAGTAGCTTATGTAACAACTGCTGTTCCTTTGACCTCCGAGTTGGAGAAAAAGATTTTGGACAAGGTTACCAAAGCTACCGGCAACAAGGTGACTTTGGAGAATAAAATCGATGAGAGCATCATCGGAGGGTTTGTACTTAGGGTGGGCGACACCCAATACGATGCAAGCATCGCAAACAAATTGAACGGATTAAAAAGAGAATTTACAAATAGTCTATAA
- a CDS encoding ferredoxin--NADP reductase — protein MSASHALKIAAVDQLTPNAVALTFNIPENLTNAFAFKAGQYITIKHEMDGKELRRAYSISSPPSSGKLTVGIKKVENGTFSVFANEHIKVGDTFEIMPPEGRFIFEDDSPKNIAAFAAGSGITPIMSIAQTVLESNPENVFVLVFGNQSPEETMYFKEIQAIKEQYGDRFFVQYVYSRSTEKDALFGRIEKSTVNFVLKNKFKETAFDGFYLCGPEDMIHLVTDTLKDNGVDEGEIHFELFTSGDAEDSLAEDLEGKTQVTVILDDESYNFVMDKKEIVLDAVLKQDIDAPYSCQGGVCSSCIARLTEGKAEMVKNQILTDGEINDGFVLTCQSHPITSKITVDFDNV, from the coding sequence ATGAGCGCATCCCATGCTTTAAAAATAGCTGCAGTGGACCAACTAACTCCAAACGCTGTGGCCCTTACTTTTAACATTCCTGAAAACCTTACAAACGCTTTTGCCTTTAAAGCAGGACAATACATCACTATAAAACACGAGATGGACGGAAAAGAACTCCGGAGAGCCTATTCCATTTCATCCCCCCCTTCATCTGGTAAACTTACAGTGGGCATTAAAAAGGTGGAAAATGGTACTTTTTCCGTTTTTGCCAATGAACATATCAAAGTTGGCGACACCTTTGAAATTATGCCCCCCGAAGGCCGGTTTATCTTTGAAGACGATTCGCCCAAAAACATTGCTGCTTTTGCGGCAGGTAGTGGTATTACCCCGATAATGAGCATTGCCCAAACCGTATTGGAAAGCAATCCCGAGAATGTTTTTGTTTTGGTATTTGGCAATCAATCGCCAGAAGAGACCATGTATTTTAAGGAAATACAGGCTATTAAAGAACAATATGGTGATCGTTTTTTTGTACAATATGTGTATAGCAGATCTACAGAAAAGGACGCTCTTTTTGGGAGGATAGAAAAATCCACCGTAAACTTTGTGCTAAAAAACAAGTTCAAGGAAACTGCTTTTGATGGATTTTATCTTTGTGGACCAGAGGACATGATCCACTTGGTAACGGACACTTTAAAAGATAACGGTGTTGATGAGGGCGAAATTCATTTTGAACTTTTCACAAGTGGGGATGCCGAAGATTCCTTGGCCGAAGATTTGGAAGGGAAAACCCAAGTAACCGTAATTTTGGACGATGAGAGCTACAATTTTGTAATGGATAAAAAAGAAATTGTCCTAGATGCTGTTCTAAAACAAGATATAGACGCGCCGTATTCCTGCCAAGGTGGGGTCTGCAGTAGTTGTATAGCTCGGCTAACCGAAGGCAAGGCCGAAATGGTGAAAAACCAAATTCTAACCGATGGCGAAATCAATGATGGTTTTGTCCTGACTTGCCAATCACACCCAATTACATCAAAAATTACCGTGGATTTCGATAATGTATAA
- a CDS encoding bactofilin family protein has product MFSDNKKPRPMNEFGGQPNRIEKNTTIKGDITSEADFRIDGKLEGNVTTSGKVVIGKDGYINGKVECVNADIEGKFNGELMVKDLLSLKSSATIEGTVSVAKLAVEPGATFNAACTMGKGPVATATKMQSSKKDEPAKAS; this is encoded by the coding sequence ATGTTTTCCGACAACAAAAAACCACGACCTATGAATGAATTTGGCGGCCAGCCCAATAGAATTGAAAAGAACACGACAATAAAAGGCGACATTACTTCCGAGGCCGACTTTAGGATAGACGGTAAACTGGAAGGAAATGTAACCACTTCCGGTAAGGTAGTCATTGGGAAAGATGGTTACATCAACGGAAAGGTAGAGTGTGTAAACGCGGATATAGAAGGGAAGTTCAATGGAGAACTTATGGTAAAAGATCTACTCTCTTTAAAATCTTCTGCAACGATAGAAGGAACCGTGAGCGTGGCCAAATTGGCCGTAGAACCCGGAGCTACCTTTAACGCCGCCTGTACCATGGGCAAAGGACCTGTTGCAACGGCCACTAAAATGCAGTCATCCAAAAAAGATGAGCCAGCAAAAGCCTCCTAA
- a CDS encoding tetratricopeptide repeat protein: protein MVLGGLVFNACSTKKDKFVNRNWHALNTKYNTLYNGNLAFQQGLEEINANYRDDYWEILPVERLKVTDEVKLDSEDNNPNFIIAEEKATKAIQKHSMDIKDEERNPQTDEAFLLLGKSRYFDQRYIPALESFNYILRKYSSSDKLNEATIWREKTNMRLDNPEVAIKNLKRLFKYERLKDQEYADANAVLAQCYINLNAPDTAIQKLKISQAYTKKNPEKGRYLFIIGQLYDQLGHKDSANFAYDKVIALNRKSPRVYMINAHLKKIQNTQLTEDNREEMLEYLTKLEENRENRPFLDKIYRQVAEYHMAFESDSLALAYYNKSIQATQGERKLNALNYQSLADYYFDEDEYRIAGSYYDSTLTNLNENTRKHRDITKKLDNLEDVIKYEDIVQHADSVITLYQMPVAERKAYFDDYIAELKRKEEAEAEKQLQKTVAGFATFADSKGGKENKGKFYFYNITSLGYGKNDFKTRWGNRALEDDWRWSNKARVSVSEATGEIIANKEDNLTEDQKYSTEYYLAQIPTDVAVIDSLKGERNFANYQLGLIYKEKFKDNMLAAAKLERVLSSNPEERLILPSKYNLYKIYEESGSPLANNIKQDIISNHPDTRYAEILLNPQAVLDGNTDSPDARYAALFKQYQQQEFLNVITRSEEYISKFTGDPIVPKFEMLKANAIGRLQGFEPFKEALNYVALTYPNNPEGKKAEQIVEEQLPKLGNKEFSPETGSTGAGNWKVVFQFKIRNDEKANELKKRLEEVIKELRYNNRISKDIYNLEDQFVVVHGFRSKDFALGFAELIKNNRDYLIKDENFVILSENYKIIQVHKNLESYKAQF from the coding sequence ATGGTTTTGGGAGGACTGGTTTTTAATGCCTGTTCCACCAAAAAGGACAAATTCGTCAACCGAAATTGGCATGCACTCAACACAAAGTACAACACCTTGTACAACGGAAATTTGGCCTTTCAACAAGGGCTGGAAGAAATCAACGCCAATTATCGGGACGACTATTGGGAAATTTTGCCCGTGGAACGCCTTAAGGTCACCGACGAGGTAAAACTCGACTCAGAAGATAACAATCCCAATTTTATTATTGCTGAGGAAAAGGCCACCAAGGCCATCCAAAAGCACAGCATGGACATTAAGGATGAAGAAAGAAACCCACAAACAGACGAAGCCTTTCTTTTACTGGGGAAGTCCCGATACTTCGATCAACGCTATATCCCTGCCTTGGAATCTTTCAACTACATCCTGAGAAAATATAGTTCCAGCGATAAACTCAACGAGGCAACCATCTGGCGAGAAAAAACCAATATGCGATTGGACAACCCCGAGGTGGCCATAAAAAATCTAAAACGCCTTTTTAAGTACGAAAGGCTCAAGGATCAGGAATATGCCGACGCCAATGCCGTTTTGGCCCAATGCTACATCAACCTTAATGCCCCGGATACAGCTATCCAAAAACTTAAAATATCGCAGGCCTATACCAAAAAGAATCCGGAAAAAGGTAGATACCTGTTCATAATTGGGCAGTTGTACGATCAATTGGGGCATAAGGACAGTGCCAATTTTGCCTACGATAAGGTAATAGCACTCAACCGCAAATCGCCGAGAGTGTATATGATCAACGCGCATCTGAAAAAAATCCAAAATACCCAACTTACCGAGGACAACAGGGAAGAAATGTTGGAGTACCTTACCAAACTGGAAGAAAACAGGGAAAACCGACCTTTCTTGGATAAAATTTATCGACAAGTGGCCGAATACCACATGGCATTTGAATCCGATAGTTTGGCATTGGCCTATTACAACAAATCCATCCAAGCCACACAGGGAGAACGAAAGTTAAATGCGCTCAATTATCAGAGTTTGGCCGATTATTATTTTGATGAAGACGAGTATAGGATTGCGGGGTCATACTATGATAGTACTTTGACCAACCTGAATGAAAATACCAGAAAACACCGCGATATTACAAAGAAGTTGGACAACCTTGAAGATGTAATCAAATACGAGGATATTGTTCAGCATGCCGACAGTGTTATTACCCTATATCAAATGCCCGTTGCCGAGCGTAAGGCCTATTTTGATGACTATATTGCCGAATTAAAACGAAAAGAGGAGGCAGAGGCAGAAAAGCAACTGCAAAAAACAGTGGCCGGATTCGCCACTTTTGCGGACAGTAAAGGCGGAAAGGAGAACAAAGGCAAGTTCTATTTTTACAATATTACCAGTTTGGGCTACGGAAAAAACGATTTTAAGACCCGATGGGGCAACAGAGCGCTCGAAGACGATTGGAGATGGAGCAACAAGGCCAGGGTCTCCGTTTCCGAAGCTACAGGTGAAATTATCGCCAACAAAGAGGATAATTTAACAGAGGACCAAAAGTATTCCACGGAGTACTATTTGGCCCAGATACCTACCGATGTGGCCGTGATCGATAGTTTAAAGGGCGAGCGCAACTTTGCCAATTATCAGTTAGGCCTTATTTATAAAGAAAAATTCAAGGACAATATGCTGGCTGCCGCCAAATTGGAGCGCGTACTATCTTCTAATCCCGAGGAGCGATTAATATTGCCATCAAAATATAACCTTTACAAAATCTACGAAGAATCAGGAAGTCCATTGGCGAACAATATAAAGCAGGATATTATTTCCAATCACCCGGATACACGATATGCGGAGATCTTGCTAAACCCACAGGCGGTATTGGATGGCAATACCGATAGCCCAGATGCCAGGTACGCAGCATTGTTCAAACAATACCAACAACAGGAATTTTTAAATGTAATTACCCGATCCGAAGAATATATAAGCAAGTTTACGGGAGATCCCATTGTGCCCAAGTTCGAAATGCTGAAGGCCAATGCGATTGGCCGCCTACAGGGATTTGAACCTTTTAAAGAGGCTTTGAACTATGTGGCGCTGACTTACCCCAATAATCCAGAAGGTAAAAAAGCGGAACAGATCGTGGAGGAACAATTGCCAAAATTGGGGAACAAAGAGTTTTCTCCAGAAACGGGTTCAACAGGAGCCGGTAATTGGAAGGTAGTATTCCAGTTTAAGATCAGGAACGACGAAAAGGCGAACGAACTGAAAAAGAGACTCGAGGAGGTAATAAAAGAACTGCGGTACAACAACCGGATTTCCAAGGACATCTATAATTTGGAAGATCAGTTTGTGGTGGTACATGGTTTCCGTTCCAAAGACTTTGCCTTGGGCTTTGCAGAACTTATAAAAAACAACAGGGACTACCTTATTAAAGATGAGAATTTTGTAATTTTATCAGAGAATTACAAAATAATACAAGTCCACAAAAACCTAGAATCGTACAAAGCACAATTTTAA
- the atpA gene encoding F0F1 ATP synthase subunit alpha, whose protein sequence is MAGVKAAEVSAILKKQLSGFEASASLDEVGTVLQVGDGIARVYGLSNAQYGELVEFEGGMQGIVLNLEEDNVGVVLLGPSKEIVEGATVKRTERIASINVGEGIVGRVVDTLGKPIDGKGPVAGETYEMPLERKAPGVIFRQPVDEPMQTGIKAIDAMIPVGRGQRELVIGDKQTGKTTVCIDTILNQKEFYDAGEPVYCIYVAVGQKASTVAAIAKTLEEKGALAYTTIVAANASDPAPMQVYAPFAGAAIGEYFRDTGRPALIIYDDLSKQAVAYREVSLLLRRPPGREAYPGDVFYLHSRLLERAAKVIGDDAIAKNMNDLPESLKSKVKGGGSLTALPIIETQAGDVSAYIPTNVISITDGQIFLEQDLFNQGVRPAINVGISVSRVGGSAQIKSMKKVAGTLKLDQAQFRELEAFAKFGSDLDAATLNVIEKGRRNVEILKQGQNDPFTVEDQVAIIFAGSKNLLRDVPVDKVKEFEKDYLEFLNAKHRDVLDTLKAGKLTDEVTDTLTAVCKDLSSKYKA, encoded by the coding sequence ATGGCAGGAGTAAAAGCCGCTGAGGTATCAGCAATTTTGAAAAAACAGTTATCAGGTTTCGAAGCATCCGCTTCTTTGGATGAAGTAGGTACCGTATTACAAGTAGGTGATGGTATTGCCCGTGTATATGGACTTTCCAATGCCCAGTACGGGGAGTTGGTAGAGTTCGAGGGTGGTATGCAAGGTATCGTTCTTAACTTGGAAGAAGACAACGTAGGTGTTGTATTGTTGGGCCCATCCAAAGAGATCGTGGAAGGCGCTACTGTTAAGAGAACCGAGCGTATTGCTTCCATCAATGTTGGTGAAGGAATTGTTGGCCGTGTGGTGGATACCTTGGGTAAACCTATCGACGGTAAAGGACCTGTTGCTGGTGAAACCTACGAGATGCCTTTGGAACGTAAGGCTCCTGGTGTAATTTTTAGACAACCCGTTGACGAACCAATGCAAACAGGTATCAAGGCTATCGATGCCATGATTCCGGTTGGTCGTGGACAAAGGGAGTTGGTGATCGGTGACAAGCAAACAGGTAAGACCACAGTTTGTATCGATACCATCCTAAACCAAAAAGAATTTTACGATGCAGGTGAGCCGGTTTACTGTATCTACGTTGCCGTAGGTCAGAAAGCATCAACGGTAGCCGCCATCGCCAAAACGTTGGAAGAAAAAGGGGCATTGGCCTATACGACCATTGTTGCCGCAAATGCTTCCGACCCTGCTCCTATGCAGGTATATGCCCCGTTCGCGGGTGCTGCTATCGGTGAGTACTTCAGGGACACAGGCCGTCCTGCATTGATTATTTATGATGACTTGTCAAAACAGGCAGTAGCTTACCGTGAGGTTTCCTTGTTGTTGAGAAGACCGCCGGGACGTGAGGCTTACCCTGGAGATGTTTTCTACCTTCACTCCAGACTATTGGAGCGTGCTGCGAAAGTAATCGGTGACGATGCTATTGCAAAGAATATGAACGACCTTCCTGAATCGTTGAAGTCTAAAGTAAAAGGTGGAGGTTCTTTAACAGCACTTCCAATTATCGAAACACAGGCAGGTGACGTATCCGCTTATATCCCTACCAACGTAATTTCCATTACCGATGGTCAGATATTCTTGGAGCAAGATTTGTTCAACCAAGGGGTTCGTCCTGCGATTAATGTAGGTATCTCCGTATCACGTGTGGGTGGTTCCGCGCAGATCAAGTCCATGAAGAAAGTAGCAGGTACCTTGAAACTTGACCAGGCCCAGTTCCGTGAATTGGAAGCTTTTGCCAAGTTCGGTTCCGATTTGGATGCCGCTACCTTGAACGTAATCGAAAAAGGACGTAGAAACGTGGAGATCTTGAAACAAGGTCAGAACGATCCATTTACCGTAGAAGATCAGGTGGCCATCATCTTTGCAGGTTCCAAGAACTTGTTGAGAGATGTTCCTGTGGACAAGGTAAAAGAGTTTGAAAAAGATTACTTGGAGTTCTTGAACGCCAAGCACAGAGATGTTTTGGATACGCTTAAAGCCGGTAAATTGACCGACGAGGTTACCGATACATTGACTGCTGTTTGCAAGGACCTTTCAAGCAAGTACAAAGCATAA
- a CDS encoding DUF5687 family protein produces the protein MLKHFMGLQWKSFFRSASFKTEIWFKILMALGALYFIVVFLGMGVGAFYLIEKMEIGDPLRVVNQFMVYYMALDLVFRYMLQKMPVTNIKPLLYLPINKSKVVNFSLGKTVISFFNIAHAFFFVPFSIVLLIEGYPPVQVIGWHLALMSLFYCNNFINVMVNNQNGVFYVFAAIFILAGASQYYQWFDITVYTQPVFDLFYDMPWSAIIPWAAVAGMYYGAYAYFKKHMYLDGGLAKKQSVAKTENLEWLDRFGNLGTFLKNDIKLIKRNKRSRSAVIAGAFFIFYGLLFFTGALEVYEGPFWKVFAGIFVTGGFLFSFGQYVPSWDSSYYPLMMSQNIKYREYLSSKWYLVIIATIISTILASFYIYFGWEAYAAVLVGAIYNIGINSYLVLWGGAYVKTPIDLTSNKKAFGDKQAFNAKTLLLTLPKLALPMGIYAIGHFLISPMAGYIFVAVFGLLGFVFKNKVFTMIEGIYKKEKYKTLQAYKQK, from the coding sequence ATGCTCAAACATTTTATGGGACTTCAATGGAAGTCATTTTTTAGGTCTGCCAGTTTTAAAACAGAGATTTGGTTTAAAATATTGATGGCCTTGGGTGCCCTTTACTTTATTGTCGTTTTCTTGGGAATGGGGGTCGGGGCCTTTTATTTGATCGAGAAAATGGAGATAGGCGACCCCTTGCGTGTTGTCAACCAGTTTATGGTCTATTACATGGCCCTTGATCTTGTTTTTAGGTACATGCTGCAAAAAATGCCGGTGACCAATATAAAACCATTGCTCTATTTGCCCATAAATAAGAGCAAGGTGGTAAACTTTTCATTGGGGAAAACGGTAATCTCTTTTTTTAATATTGCCCATGCCTTCTTTTTTGTGCCGTTCAGTATTGTTTTACTGATAGAGGGCTATCCTCCCGTGCAGGTTATTGGATGGCACTTGGCATTGATGTCCCTGTTTTACTGTAACAACTTTATCAATGTTATGGTGAACAATCAAAATGGGGTTTTCTATGTATTTGCGGCCATATTTATATTGGCCGGGGCATCGCAGTATTACCAATGGTTTGATATTACTGTTTACACCCAACCTGTTTTCGACCTATTTTACGATATGCCCTGGTCGGCCATAATACCATGGGCAGCTGTAGCTGGCATGTATTATGGAGCCTATGCTTATTTTAAAAAACATATGTATTTGGATGGTGGTCTGGCCAAAAAGCAATCGGTGGCCAAAACAGAAAATTTGGAGTGGTTGGACCGCTTTGGCAATTTGGGAACATTCCTCAAGAACGACATCAAACTGATAAAAAGGAACAAGAGATCACGTTCGGCCGTAATAGCAGGAGCCTTCTTTATTTTTTACGGACTTCTATTTTTTACCGGAGCTTTGGAAGTTTATGAAGGCCCTTTCTGGAAAGTATTCGCAGGCATATTTGTTACCGGAGGTTTTCTCTTCAGTTTTGGGCAGTATGTGCCCAGCTGGGACAGTAGCTATTATCCTTTAATGATGAGCCAGAATATTAAATATCGTGAGTACCTTTCCTCAAAATGGTACTTGGTAATCATTGCAACCATTATTTCCACCATTTTGGCTTCATTTTATATCTATTTTGGTTGGGAGGCCTATGCCGCAGTATTGGTAGGCGCCATCTATAATATCGGTATTAACAGTTACCTTGTGCTTTGGGGAGGGGCCTATGTAAAAACACCGATAGATTTAACCTCCAACAAAAAGGCCTTTGGCGATAAACAGGCATTTAATGCCAAAACACTATTGCTCACGCTGCCAAAGTTGGCCTTGCCCATGGGTATTTACGCCATTGGACACTTTTTAATTTCTCCTATGGCCGGATACATTTTTGTGGCAGTTTTTGGATTGCTCGGATTTGTTTTTAAAAACAAAGTGTTTACCATGATCGAGGGCATCTATAAAAAGGAGAAGTACAAAACATTACAAGCATACAAACAGAAATAA
- a CDS encoding ABC transporter ATP-binding protein translates to MITVHNLTKTYGQNTVLNIDQLEIPKGQSFGLVGNNGAGKTTLFSLLLDLIQPSTGHIINNEVQVDQSEAWKPFTSAFIDETFLIGYLTPEEYFYFIGELRGRNKADVDALLSNFEDFFHGEILGQKKYLRDLSKGNQKKVGIVASFIGNPEVVILDEPFANLDPTTQIRLKGIIKDLAAKEGVTVLVSSHDLIHVTEVCERIVVLNKGEIVKDIHTSAETMKELEAFFAG, encoded by the coding sequence ATGATAACAGTTCATAATTTAACCAAGACCTACGGACAGAACACCGTTTTGAACATTGATCAATTGGAAATACCAAAAGGACAGAGCTTTGGCCTTGTTGGGAACAACGGAGCAGGAAAAACCACTCTATTTAGTTTGTTGTTGGATTTGATTCAACCTTCCACAGGCCATATTATAAACAACGAGGTACAAGTGGACCAAAGCGAAGCATGGAAACCCTTTACCTCCGCATTTATTGATGAGACTTTTTTGATCGGCTACCTGACCCCGGAAGAGTATTTTTACTTTATCGGCGAACTGCGTGGCAGGAACAAGGCGGATGTGGATGCTCTCTTGTCCAATTTTGAAGATTTTTTTCATGGGGAGATCTTGGGTCAAAAAAAGTATCTGCGGGACCTTTCCAAAGGAAACCAAAAGAAGGTAGGTATAGTGGCCAGCTTTATCGGTAACCCCGAAGTGGTTATTTTGGACGAGCCATTTGCCAATTTGGACCCCACCACGCAAATTCGATTAAAAGGAATTATAAAAGATCTGGCCGCAAAAGAGGGAGTTACCGTTTTGGTGTCCAGTCATGATCTGATTCATGTAACCGAAGTCTGCGAGCGTATCGTGGTGCTCAACAAAGGCGAAATTGTAAAGGACATCCACACCTCGGCAGAAACCATGAAAGAGCTTGAAGCTTTCTTTGCGGGTTGA